In Sphingomonas sp. SUN019, the genomic window TCAATCCGGTCCCCGAACTGCTCGATTACGCCACGACCAAGGGGGCGATCGAGATATTCACCAAGGGCTTGGCCAAGCAGCTCGCGGAAAAGGGCATACGGGTGAACGCCGTCGCGCCGGGGCCGGTATGGACGCCGCTTCAGGTGTCGGGCGGACAATTTCAGGAGAAATTGCCGGAATTTGGGCAAGATACGGCGCTTGGCCGCGCTGGGCAGCCAGCCGAACTCGCCGGACTGTACGTGACGCTCGCGGAGCAGGGCAACAGCTTCACCACCGGCAGCGTGTTCGGCGCAAACGGTGGAACGGGCGTAATATGACCGAAATCTTAGGCCGTCCGTCCATCCGTCGGCCGGCTTATTGAAGCGGGTCGGCTATTAGGGATTGCGCAGGATTGATCTTGGACCGCGCGCACCGAGCCCGACTACGCGTGCTACGTCGCTTCATGATACCGCTATAATCCTGCTCTTTGAATGGCCGATGCGAGCTCGTTGGTCATGTTTTCATCTTTCGGCGTCAGTCGGTTCAAGGCGGTTTGCACACGCGTTTGCGCCACCTGCAGCGCCTTGTGCCGCACCTCGCGCGTAGCGTTGGTCCGCCACGACCAGCTTTCGCCGATGTCTTCAACACATGCGTGGTTTTATTTAAACCTAGCTACCGCCGCGCTTTTTCGGGCGAAAGGATGCAGGACCCGACGCAGCGACATGGTCTGGCTGCCCGATATCGATAAAGCATCTTCGCAATCGGTCGAGATAGCATTTATTCCGTTGATCGATGTTAACACACGGATATTTTACTGCCTCTACACGCTGAGTGCACATGGCTCGCTTTTATTTTCATCTACATGAGTGCGGTCACGTCGTTTCCGATGAGGACGGTATTGAACGCGCCGATCTCGATGGCGTGCGGTCCGCCGCAGTAGTAGCAGCGCGCGACATCATGTGTTCGGAGATCAGGAAGGGAAAACTCTGCCTGTCGTGCCACATCGAGGTTTGTGACGAGCACGACGTATCTGTCATGGTCGTAAGGTTCAGCGACGCGGTGGCCGTTACCGGGTTTATCCCGAATTGACACCAATTGCGCCATCGCTACGTCTCCATTCTGGCGGTGGTACCGTCGCAAAGGACACCCGCATCACCGCATCGGCGCGCAAGTCCTCTCGCTAACCAAGGTTTTCGACTCCTGATGATGTGGATTACGCTGACCGCGACGTGGC contains:
- a CDS encoding DUF6894 family protein, with protein sequence MARFYFHLHECGHVVSDEDGIERADLDGVRSAAVVAARDIMCSEIRKGKLCLSCHIEVCDEHDVSVMVVRFSDAVAVTGFIPN